The Gemmatimonadota bacterium DH-78 region GCGGAGCCGGAAGCCTTGTTGTTAGGCGATGGACCGACGCCGGAATCATGATGACGGAGTGCCTCAGCGGAGTCCCAACCCCAACGGTGGCCCGCAAAGGGACACCGACGGGGTGGGGCGGGGCCCCCTTCCTTCAGGATTCAGAGGCTACGAGAGGCGTCGGCTTCGCCTAACGTGCTTCTTCCCGCACCCATGCGTCGGCAGTCACCGCTTCCGACAGGGCGTCCGCGAGAACTTGGTCAACATTGCATCGCTACCGGTCGCTGCCAAGTTCGTCGCTCGCGGGAGCCCGCACACCCCCCACCGTTGGAACGCCCACCCCTCCTCCGGGGATTCCATCATCACCCCCACCACCCCGGAGTCCCCCCATGCGGTTCACGACCTATACCAAGTACAAGGGCGGCTGGCTCGACGCGCTCAATCTCGAGGGCCTGATGGAGATGCTGTCCGACTTCCTCATGGACGGCGGCTTCGCGGGGGGGCCGAACTACCATCCCTACTGGGGCTGGTCGGGCACCGAAGACACGAATTCGATCGACGCGCTCAAGCAGGCGCTGCTCGAGGCGCTGATCGAGAGCGGGCAGCTCACCTCCGAGATGCTCAAGGAGCTGCGGGGCGAGGGGGCGGGCGACGCCGAGATCCAGGCCAAGATCGCGGAGCTGCTCGACGACCTCATCCAGCGCATGGTCGAAGAGGGCTACATCTCGCTCGAGACCGGCAGCCCGCAGTTCACCGGTCCCACGCAGGACGTGACCGGGCAGGGGGAGATCGACGAGGCGAAGGACGCCTCTCAGACGGTGCAGTTCAACCTGAACCAGAAGGGCATGGACTTTCTGGGGTACCGCGCGCTGCGCAACCTGCTCGGCGCGCTCGGCAAGGCGAGCATCGGGGTGCACGACACGCCGCACCTCTCCACGGGCATTGAGGCCGAGGCCGCGAGTCGCCCCTACGAGTTCGGCGACACGCTCAACCTCGACATTCCGGCCACCCTCGCGAAGGCGATCGAGCGCGAGGGGCTCGACCTGCCGCTCAACCTCGAGTACGGCGACCTCATGGTGCACCAGTCGGAGTACCGGTCGTCGTGCGCGACGGTGCTCATGCTCGACATCAGCCACTCGATGGTGCTCTACGGCGAAGACCGCTTCTCGCCGGCCAAGCGGGTCGCGCTCGCGCTCTCGCACCTGATCCGCACGCAGTTCCCCGGCGACACGCTCAAGGTGGTCACCTTCGGGGACCGCGCGCAGGAGATCCCCCTCTCGCAGCTCGCGAAGGCGCAGGTCGGCCCCTTCCACACGAACACGGCCGAGGGACTCGAGATCGCCCGGCGTCTGCTCTCCGCCCAGAAGCAGGAGATGCGGCAGATCATCATGATTACCGACGGTAAGCCGTCGGCCATCACCCTGCCCGACGGACGCGTCTACACGAACTCGGGCGGGATGGACGGCCACATCCTGCGGCGCACCTTCCAGGAAGTGGCGGCCTGCCGGAAAGGCGGCATTCTGATCAACACCTTCATGCTCGCGCGCGACCCCTACCTCGTGCAGTTCGTGAAGAAGGTGTCGGAGATCGCGCGCGGGAAGGCCTACTTCACGAGCACGATGACGCTGGGTCAGTACATCATGATGGACTTCATGAAGCGGAAGCGGCGCCGGGTGGGCTGACACCCGGTCTCCCGTCCCTCACTCCTCCCGGAGCACCACGGCGGGATCGGTGCGGGCGCCCAGCCGGGCGGGCACGTCGCCGGCGAGCAGGGCGGCGGCCATGAACACGAGGGCCACACCGCCGTACACGCGCGGATCGAGGGGCGAGACGCCCCACAGCAGGGCGGCCAACAGGCGCGACAGCGCGGCGGCCACCACGAGCCCCACGATCACCCCCGGCACGATCGAGGCGGCCAGCCCGCCGAGGATCTCGGATCGGACCCGCGAGCCGCGCGCCCCCAGGGCCATGCGCACCCCCAGCTCGCGCCTCCGCCTCCCAACCGTGTACGCCACGACCCCGAAGATGCCGACGAGGGCGACCAGTCCGCCCGCGCCCGCGAAGGTCGCCAGCACGGCCGACAGAAAACGGCGATCGGCCGCGGTGTCGCCGAGCGCGCCGGAGAGCGTCCCGACATCCCACGGCACACGCGGCGCGAACTCGCGGAGTCGGGCACCCACCGCCGCGCCGATCGATTGCGGATCGCCGTCCGCGCTCCGGACGAGCAGGCGCATGTTGAACACGAACTCCGGGTCGCGGGCGGCTCGCCAGGGCACGTACATCTCGGTCTGGTCATCGCCGTTCCACCGCCAGTCTCCCGCGTCGGCGACGACCCCGACCACCCGAAACGGATCGCCGTCGTGGAAGTTGTTGGTCACCGACTTCCCGATCGGGTCCTCGCCGGGCCACAGGCGCGCGGCCAGCGCCGCGTTGACGAGGGCCGCGTCGGTCTCGTCCGGGGCGAACGCACGCCCCCGGACGATCGGGATGCGCAGGGCTTCGAAGTACCCCTCGCTCACCACCCGCCAGCCGCTGTAGTTCTCGGGATTCTCGGCCCGCGTCGGGTCGGACGCCGGCGCCGTGTAGTTCCCCGCTCCGAGGGGCGTGAAGTTGGCGACACCCACGGACTCCACTCCGGAGACCGCCCCCGCTTCTTCGATCATTCCCTCGACGAAGGCGACGAACTCGGCTTCGCTCTGGAAGAGCCCGTTGGGCACTCCGTACGCGACTTCGAGCACCCCCTCGGGATCCCAGTTCGGGGGCGCACCCACGATCCGACCCACCGTGGCGAGCATGAGCGCGGCACCCACGAGAAGGACCACGGCGAGCGACGACTCGACCGCGAGCAGAAGCCCCCAGCCCCGGGCACCGCGGGTCGTGCCCCGTGCCGCTCCCGCGATCCCGGGTGCGGCCGCCGACAGACGCAGGGCCGGAACCAGTCCGAAGAGCAGCGTGGTGCCGAGCGAGACCACCACCGCGAAGGCGAGCACGCGCCCGTCGATGCTCACCGCGTCGATGCGGGGGATCACCTCGAGTGCGAGCGCCGCGGCCCCCCGCACGAACGCCCACGCCGTCGCCACGCCGAGCACGCCGCCCACCACCGCCAGGCACAGCGACTCGAAGAGCAGCTGGCGGGTGATGCGGCCTCGTGACGCACCCAGCGAGCTCCGCACCCCGAGCTCCGGCAGCCGATCGGTGCCGCGGGCGAGCACCATGCTGCCCACGTTGACCGCCACGACCAGCAGAACGAGCGCCGCGGCTCCCAGAAGGAGTCCCAGGGGGCGGCGCTGCGGTCCGAGCAGCACATCTTGCACGACCCTCACCTCGACCCGTTCGGCCTGGCTCTCGCCCGGAAACTCCTCCTGGATGGCGGCCGCGATCCCGTCGAGCTCCTCGCGCGCCCGCTCGACATCCACTCCTTCCCCCAGGCGCCCGAACACGCGATAGGCGTGCGCCCCCCGCACGGTCCCCGGGATCTGCTCCGCGGGATAGAGGATGTCGCCGTCGACGACGAAGCGATGGTCGGCGGGAGCGACCCCCACCACCTCGCGATCCTCGCCGAACAGGCGCACGCGGGTGCCCGACAGATCCGGAGGCGCGCCGAGCTGGGTACGCCAGAAGGCGTGCGACACCATCACCACCGGCGGACCGCCCGGTACGTTCTCGACATCGGTGAAGGCTCGACCCAGGGTGAGCGGCAGGCCGATGGTCTCGAAGAAGCCTCGCGTCACCGCCAGCACCTGGGCTCGCGCCGGCCCCGACGGACCCTCGATCGCGTGCGAGCCCATGGTCTGGGCCGCCACGACCGCCGACAGGGTGCGGCTCCGGTCGCGCCAGTCCGAGAAGTTGGGGTAGGACGGAAAGAAGCGCCGCCCCTCGCCCAGCTCCCGAAGCTCCACGATCTCGTGGGCGTCCGCCCACGGCAGGGGGCGCAGGAGCACGCCGTCGAAGAGCGACCAGGCCGCGGTCGAGGCTCCGATGCCGAGAGCCAGCGCCGCAATCGCGCCCGCGGAGAAACCGGGGGCGCGCCGAAGAAGCCGGACGCCGTGGCGAACGTCGCTTCCGACGTCCTCGAGCCAACGGGTTCCGCGCTCTTCTCTCACCCGCTGCCGGGTGCGGTCGGTGCCTCCGAAGCGGAGGTGGGCCAGGCGCCGCGCCTCCACCTCGTCGAGTCCGGACGCCACGAGCTTGCGCGACTCCATGTCGATGTGGAAGCGCATCTCCTCCTCGAGCGCGCGATCCTCACGCCCTCGGAAGACCAGCTGTGCGATCCACTCCCGGAAGATGTACCACCACCGCATCCCACCCTCCCGATCTCAGGGGTCCCAGGCGAGGATCCGCTCCACCGCTCCACTCGCCCGACGCCACGCCTCCACCTCGATGCCCAGGCGCCGCCTTCCCGCGGGGGTCAGCGCGTAGTACCGGGCGCGCCGGTTGTTCTCGCTCCGACGCCACTCGGCCTGAACCCAGCCCTGGCGTCGCAGCCGCTGCAGCGCCGGATACACCGAGCCCTGCTGAACGAGAAACACCTCATCGGACAGCGCCGTGAGACGCTCGCCGATCCCCCACCCGTGCATGGGAGCCTCCGCGAGCACCCGCAGCACCAGAAGGTCGAGGGTGCCCCGCAGAAGTTCTCCGCCCTGCTCGTCCATGTGCGCCGCCTGCCGTGTGCGTCCGGAACTCGCTCCTGAAGGCAATCTGGAGGAACACACTTCTTCAGACAACCTGAAGGAGAGGAGGGTTGCGATCACCCGAGGGCCTCGTCGCTCCGCGCTCAGTCCGCGGCGAGACTCCGCCCCACGTCGACCGAGGCGGCGCGGCGAGCGGGAATCCACGACGCGGCGGCCGCCACCGCGAGAAGGAGCGCGAGCCCTCCGCTCCATGCCACGGGGTCGAGGGTGCCGACGCCGAACAAGCGAGACTCCAGAAGGCGCGCGAACACGATCGCACCCGCGACTCCGGGCAGGAGGCCCAGCGCCGCGAGCCCCAGTCCCTGCGCCACGAATCGACGGACCAGCGCGTCGGTGGCCGATCCGAGGGCCACACGCACCCCGATCTCGCGGGTGCGGGCGGCCACCGACCAGGCGAGCACGCCGTAGAGGCCGAGTGCGGCGAGCACGAGCCCCAGCACCGAGGTGGCGAGGGCCAGCCCGGTCACGACCCGGGTGTCGGCCACGAGGCGG contains the following coding sequences:
- a CDS encoding PadR family transcriptional regulator; the encoded protein is MDEQGGELLRGTLDLLVLRVLAEAPMHGWGIGERLTALSDEVFLVQQGSVYPALQRLRRQGWVQAEWRRSENNRRARYYALTPAGRRRLGIEVEAWRRASGAVERILAWDP
- a CDS encoding VWA domain-containing protein, with amino-acid sequence MRFTTYTKYKGGWLDALNLEGLMEMLSDFLMDGGFAGGPNYHPYWGWSGTEDTNSIDALKQALLEALIESGQLTSEMLKELRGEGAGDAEIQAKIAELLDDLIQRMVEEGYISLETGSPQFTGPTQDVTGQGEIDEAKDASQTVQFNLNQKGMDFLGYRALRNLLGALGKASIGVHDTPHLSTGIEAEAASRPYEFGDTLNLDIPATLAKAIEREGLDLPLNLEYGDLMVHQSEYRSSCATVLMLDISHSMVLYGEDRFSPAKRVALALSHLIRTQFPGDTLKVVTFGDRAQEIPLSQLAKAQVGPFHTNTAEGLEIARRLLSAQKQEMRQIIMITDGKPSAITLPDGRVYTNSGGMDGHILRRTFQEVAACRKGGILINTFMLARDPYLVQFVKKVSEIARGKAYFTSTMTLGQYIMMDFMKRKRRRVG
- a CDS encoding ADOP family duplicated permease produces the protein MRWWYIFREWIAQLVFRGREDRALEEEMRFHIDMESRKLVASGLDEVEARRLAHLRFGGTDRTRQRVREERGTRWLEDVGSDVRHGVRLLRRAPGFSAGAIAALALGIGASTAAWSLFDGVLLRPLPWADAHEIVELRELGEGRRFFPSYPNFSDWRDRSRTLSAVVAAQTMGSHAIEGPSGPARAQVLAVTRGFFETIGLPLTLGRAFTDVENVPGGPPVVMVSHAFWRTQLGAPPDLSGTRVRLFGEDREVVGVAPADHRFVVDGDILYPAEQIPGTVRGAHAYRVFGRLGEGVDVERAREELDGIAAAIQEEFPGESQAERVEVRVVQDVLLGPQRRPLGLLLGAAALVLLVVAVNVGSMVLARGTDRLPELGVRSSLGASRGRITRQLLFESLCLAVVGGVLGVATAWAFVRGAAALALEVIPRIDAVSIDGRVLAFAVVVSLGTTLLFGLVPALRLSAAAPGIAGAARGTTRGARGWGLLLAVESSLAVVLLVGAALMLATVGRIVGAPPNWDPEGVLEVAYGVPNGLFQSEAEFVAFVEGMIEEAGAVSGVESVGVANFTPLGAGNYTAPASDPTRAENPENYSGWRVVSEGYFEALRIPIVRGRAFAPDETDAALVNAALAARLWPGEDPIGKSVTNNFHDGDPFRVVGVVADAGDWRWNGDDQTEMYVPWRAARDPEFVFNMRLLVRSADGDPQSIGAAVGARLREFAPRVPWDVGTLSGALGDTAADRRFLSAVLATFAGAGGLVALVGIFGVVAYTVGRRRRELGVRMALGARGSRVRSEILGGLAASIVPGVIVGLVVAAALSRLLAALLWGVSPLDPRVYGGVALVFMAAALLAGDVPARLGARTDPAVVLREE